GCACACGAAGAAGAGCGAGAGCGAAATCCGCAACATCGTGATGGAGAAGCTCGAGCTCGTCGGTATGCCCAACGACGGCCACAAGTTCCCCGGTGAGATCTCCGGCGGTATGCGCAAGCGTGCCGGCCTGGCCCGCGCCCTGGTGCTCGACCCGCAGATCATCCTCTGCGACGAGCCGGACTCCGGTCTGGACCCGGTCCGTACCGCCTACCTGAGCCAGCTGCTGATCGACATCAACGCACAGATCGACGCCACGGTGCTGATCGTGACGCACAACATCAACATCGCTCGTACCGTGCCCGACAACATCGGCATGCTGTTCCGCAAGCAGCTGGTCATGTTCGGCCCCCGCGAGGTGCTGCTGACCAGCGAGGAGCCCGTCGTCAAGCAGTTCCTCAACGGCCGTCGTATCGGCCCGATCGGTATGTCGGAGGAGAAGGACGAGGCGACCGCGGCCGCCGAGCAGGCCATGCTGGATGCCGGCCAGCACGACGGCGGCGTGGAGGAGATCGAAGGCGTGCCGCCGCAGCTGACCGCTACCCCGGGTATGCCCGAGCGCAAGGGTGTGGCCCGGCGCCAGGCCCGGGTGCGGGAGATCCTGCACACCCTGCCGCCCGCCGCCCAGGCCGCGATCCTCGACGACCTGGAGGGCACCCACAAGTACGCGGTGCACGAGTTCGGTGATGAGCCCACCGCGCGCCACCAGCGGCCGGTCGAGGACGACGCGCCGACCGGAGCCATCGAGGTGCCTCACCAGAGCTGAGTTTCATCGATCAGGCCGGACCCCGAGGGTCCGGCCTGATTTGTTTGTATCGCGAGAGCAGGAGCTGACGATGCTGCCGCAGGCCGGTCAGGGGGTCCGATTCGAGAAGATCGGCAGCAGTACCACCCGGGCGTACGGTGTGGCGCACTCGCGCATGCACTACCAGCTGGCCCGCGCCGAATACCTGTCCAAGCGTGGGCTGTGGCTGATGATGGCTCTGGCGACCACGGGGGCGCCCGTGGTCGCCGTACTTTTCGGCGCCGCACCCTTCACGGCTGAGACCTCTCAGTACTTGCTCTACGGGCTGGCGTTCAGCGTTGCCATGGGCGTCGGATGCTTCGTGGTCTTCGGCGTCGGCGTGCTCTACCTCGCGGGGCCGCGGAGTTGGTTTATGAAACTTCCGGTGGGCACTCCCATATGCGCCGAGTTCACGCCGGACTCCGTCGGCATCGGCTGGCGGGGCAACTTCGACACGGTCTTTCTCGACCAGATAGTTCAGGTCCGGCACATCGCCTCGGTGCTGGTGGTGCAGGGTCTCGGTGACGTCGAGCTGCTGATCCCCGACGAACTCGCCCCGCCCGAGGTTGCGGCGGGCCTGGTGTCCAGCTACGGGACGCGCCGGCGGCCGGCGGCGGTGAGTCCGTCGGGTCCGCAGCACGCCGCGCCCGACGGGCTGCTGGGTCTCGGGAGCGACGGGGTGACCCGCACGGCGGCCATCGCCGACGAAGGATTGGCCGACCGGCTGAGTTCGGCGGTTCGACGCAGCTTGATGACGCGCCTGAGCCTCGTGGTGGTGGTCCTGGTGACGGTGCTGGTGCTCGGCTACTCGTATGTCGAGAACGGGGAGTTGACCCGGACTTCAATGCTCTCCGCCGCGGCGCTGCTGGCCGCCGGAACGGGCGCGATCGGGTATGTCGTGTGCATCGCGACGCCGACGAAGTTTCGCCAGTTGGTTCCGCCCGGCGCGCCGATCGCGGCGGAGTTCGGCCCACAGCACATCAGCCTTCGTCTCGGGGGCCACCGGCAATCGGTGGACCTCGGGACGATAGAGCACATTTGGCACGCCGACCAGGTATTTCACGTGGTCGTCCGTGGCCTCGGAGCTGGTTTGGTCATCCCGGAGCAGCTGGTTCCGCCGGAGGTGGTCTCCGGGCTGTTCGTGCATTTCGGTGCGCCATGACAGGAAGCGAAACTCAGGCTGCTCAGCAGTGGCGCGAGCTGCGGTTCTGGGGGATAGTTCACCCCATCAAACCGCGCGTCACCTCTTGACGGACGGCCATGGACAGGCCAATCTGTTGGGCAGCATGTGTGAAGGGTTTAGGGACGCCAGCCAGCGCCGGACACCCGATTCATGCGGTGGGCACGTAGTGGTTGGTGGATGCACGTTGAATAAGCGGCGGTCTTGCGCTATTGTTGGACGTTGCGCTGGCTGCACCCTGCCCACCCTCACCTGATCTGCACATAATGTTCTAGCCTGAGCGTTGCTCAGCATCTAGTCCTGTGCCGTGCGTATGGGGTTCTGGACAGGTCAAAGCCAGCCGAACCGACGCAGAATCGCGGCTCAGAAGGACGGCCCTCGCTCGTCTTTTCAAAAGTCGCATGAGGTGCTGGAAGGATGCATCTTGGCAGTCTCTAGCCAGAGCAAGTCAGCGAACGCTATCACCAATAACTCCGTCCCAGGAGCACCGAACCGAGTTTCATTTGCCAAGCTCCGTGAACCGCTTGAGGTTCCGGGGCTACTCGACGTTCAGACCGATTCCTTCGACTGGCTCGTCGGTGCGGATGAATGGCGGCAGAAGGCCGTCGATCGCGGCGAGACCGACCCCAAGGGCGGCCTCGAAGAGGTGCTCGAAGAGCTCTCCCCGATCGAGGATTTCTCGGGCTCGATGTCGCTGAGCTTCTCCGACCCGCGCTTCGACGAGGTCAAAGCTCCGGTCGACGAGTGCAAAGACAAGGACATGACGTACGCAGCCCCGCTGTTCGTCACGGCCGAGTTCATCAACAACAACACCGGTGAGATCAAGAGCCAGACGGTCTTCATGGGTGACTTCCCGATGATGACCGAGAAGGGCACCTTCATCATCAACGGCACCGAGCGTGTCGTGGTGAGCCAGCTCGTGCGCTCTCCCGGTGTGTACTTCGACGAGAGCATCGACAAGTCCACCGAGAAGACGCTGCACAGCGTCAAGGTGATCCCCGGCCGCGGTGCGTGGCTGGAGTTCGACGTCGACAAGCGCGACACCGTCGGTGTGCGTATCGACCGCAAGCGTCGTCAGCCGGTCACCGTGCTGCTGAAGGCGCTGGGCTGGACCAACGAGCAGATCACCGAGCGCTTCGGCTTCTCCGAGATCATGATGGGCACCCTGGAGAAGGACAGCACCGCCGGTCCCGACGAGGCGCTGCTGGACATCTACCGCAAGCTGCGTCCGGGCGAGCCGCCGACCAAGGAGTCCGCGCAGACCCTGCTGGAGAACCTGTTCTTCAAGGAGAAGCGCTACGACCTGGCCCGCGTGGGCCGCTACAAGGTCAACAAGAAGCTGGGCCTGAACGCCGGCCAGCCGATCACGTCGTCGACTCTGACCGAGGAAGACGTCGTCGCCACCATCGAGTACCTGGTGCGCCTGCACGAGGGCCAGACCACGATGACCGTCCCCGGCGGCGTCGAGGTCCCGGTCGAGGTGGACGACATCGACCACTTCGGTAACCGTCGTCTGCGCACCGTGGGCGAGCTGATCCAGAACCAGATCCGCGTCGGCCTGTCCCGCATGGAGCGCGTCGTGCGTGAGCGCATGACCACCCAGGACGTCGAGGCGATCACCCCGCAGACCCTGATCAACATCCGTCCCGTCGTGGCGGCGATCAAGGAGTTCTTCGGAACGTCGCAGCTGTCGCAGTTCATGGATCAGAACAACCCGCTGTCGGGTCTGACCCACAAGCGTCGTCTGTCGGCGCTGGGCCCCGGCGGTCTGTCCCGTGAGCGCGCCGGCCTTGAGGTCCGCGACGTCCACTCGTCGCACTACGGCCGCATGTGCCCGATCGAGACCCCTGAGGGTCCGAACATCGGTCTGATCGGTTCGCTTTCGGTGTACGCGCGGGTCAACCCGTTCGGTTTCATCGAGACCCCGTACCGCAAGGTCGTCGACGGTGTGGTCACCGACCAGATCGACTACCTGACCGCCGACGAGGAGGACCGCCACGTCGTGGCGCAGGCCAACTCGCCGATCGACCCGGACGGCCGGTTCACCGAGGACCGCGTGATGGTTCGTCGTAAGGGCGGCGAGGTCGAGAACGTGGCCCCGTCCGACGTCGACTACATGGACGTCTCGCCGCGCCAGATGGTGTCCGTCGCGACCGCGATGATCCCGTTCCTCGAGCACGACGACGCCAACCGCGCCCTGATGGGTGCCAACATGCAGCGCCAGGCGGTTCCGCTGGTGCGCAGCGAGGCCCCGCTGGTCGGTACCGGTATGGAGCTGCGCGCCGCGATCGACGCCGGCGATGTCATCGTCTCGGAGAAGGCGGGCATCGTCGAGGAGGTCTCGGCCGACTACATCACCGTGATGGCCGACGACGGCAGCCGGCACACCTACCGGATGCGCAAGTTCGCCCGGTCCAACCACGGCACCTGCGCCAACCAGCGTCCGATCGTGGACGCCGGGCAGCGTGTCGAGGCCGGCCAGGTCGTCGCCGACGGTCCGTGCACCGAGAACGGTGAGATGGCCCTGGGCAAGAACCTGCTCGTGGCGATCATGCCGTGGGAGGGCCACAACTACGAGGACGCGATCATCCTGTCCAACCGTCTGGTTGAAGAGGACGTGCTCACCTCGATCCACATCGAAGAGCACGAGATCGACGCCCGCGACACCAAGCTGGGCGCCGAGGAGATCACCCGGGACATCCCGAACGTCTCCGACGAGGTGCTGGCCGATCTCGACGAGCGCGGCATCGTCCGCATCGGCGCCGAGGTCCGCGACGGCGACATCCTGGTCGGCAAGGTCACCCCGAAGGGTGAGACCGAGCTGACCCCGGAGGAGCGCCTGCTGCGTGCCATCTTCGGTGAGAAGGCCCGCGAGGTTCGTGACACCTCGCTGAAGGTGCCCCACGGCGAGTCCGGCAAGGTCATCGGCATCCGCGTGTTCTCTCGCGAGGACGACGACGAGCTGCCCGCCGGTGTCAACGAGCTGGTCCGCGTCTACGTGGCCCAGAAGCGCAAGATCTCCGACGGCGACAAGCTCGCCGGACGCCACGGCAACAAGGGCGTCATCGGCAAGATCCTGCCGGTCGAGGACATGCCGTTCCTGCCCGATGGCACCCCGGTGGACATCATCCTGAACACCCACGGTGTGCCGCGTCGTATGAACATCGGCCAGATCCTGGAAACCCACCTCGGGTGGGTGGCCAAGGCCGGCTGGAACATCGATGTGGCTGCGGGCACTCCGGAATGGGCGTCGAAGCTGCCCGAGCAGCTGTACTCGGCCCCGGTCGACAGCATCGTGTCCACCCCGGTGTTCGACGGTGCCCGCGAAGAGGAGCTGGCCGGTCTGCTCGGCTCGACGCTGCCCAACCGTGACGGCGACGTCATGGTGAATGCCGACGGCAAGGCGACGTTGTTCGACGGCCGCAGTGGCGAACCGTTCCCGTACCCGGTGACGGTCGGCTACATGTACATCCTCAAGCTGCACCACCTGGTGGACGACAAGATCCACGCCCGTTCCACCGGCCCGTACTCGATGATCACCCAGCAGCCGCTCGGTGGTAAGGCGCAGTTCGGTGGCCAGCGGTTCGGTGAGATGGAATGTTGGGCCATGCAGGCCTACGGCGCGGCCTACACCCTGCAGGAGCTGCTGACCATCAAGTCCGACGACACCGTCGGCCGGGTCAAGGTGTACGAGGCCATCGTCAAGGGCGAGAACATCCCCGAACCCGGTATCCCGGAGTCGTTCAAGGTGCTTCTCAAGGAGCTGCAGTCGCTGTGCCTCAATGTCGAGGTCCTGTCTTCTGACGGTGCCGCGATCGAGATGCGTGACGGTGACGACGAGGACCTGGAGCGCGCTGCCGCGAACCTGGGAATCAACCTGTCGCGCAACGAGTCCGCTTCAGTCGAAGACCTCGCCTAAGACCGCCAGCCATTTAGTTTCAACACCCGCAAGGGGAAAGGGAGTTACGTGCTAGACGTCAACTTCTTCGATGAACTCCGCATCGGCCTCGCCACCGCGGACGACATCCGTAACTGGTCCTTCGGCGAGGTCAAGAAGCCGGAGACCATCAACTACCGCACGCTCAAGCCTGAGAAGGACGGCCTGTTCTGCGAGAAGATCTTCGGACCGACTCGCGACTGGGAGTGCTACTGCGGTAAGTACAAGCGCGTCCGCTTCAAGGGCATTATCTGTGAGCGCTGTGGCGTCGAGGTCACTCGCGCCAAGGTGCGCCGTGAGCGGATGGGCCACATCGAGCTGGCCGCACCCGTCACGCACATCTGGTACTTCAAGGGTGTGCCGTCGCGGTTGGGCTACCTGCTCGACCTGGCTCCGAAGGATCTGGAAAAGATCATCTACTTCGCGGCCTACGTGATCACCTCGGTCGACGACGAGATGCGCCACAACGAGCTGTCCACGCTCGAGGCCGAGATGGCCGTCGAGCGCAAGGCCGTCGAGGATCAGCGCGACGCCGACCTGGAAGCCCGGGCCCAGAAGCTCGAGGCCGACCTGGCCGAGCTCGAAGCCGAAGGTGCCAAGTCCGACGTGCGCCGCAAGGTGCGCGACGGTGGCGAGCGTGAGATGCGTCAGCTCCGCGACCGCGCCCAGCGTGAGCTGGACCGGCTCGACGAGATCTGGACCACCTTCACCAAGCTGGCTCCCAAGCAGCTCATCGTCGACGAGGTGCTGTACCGCGAGCTGCAGGACCGCTACGGCGAGTACTTCACCGGTGCCATGGGCGCGGAGTCGATCAAGAAGCTCATCGAGAACTTCGACATCGAGGCCGAGGCCGAGAGCCTGCGCGAGACCATCCGCAGCGGCAAGGGGCAGAAGAAGCTGCGCGCCCTCAAGCGCCTCAAGGTCGTCGCGGCCTTCCAGCAGTCGGGCAACTCCCCGCTGGGCATGGTGCTCGACGCCGTCCCGGTGATCCCGCCGGAGCTGCGTCCGATGGTTCAGCTCGACGGTGGCCGCTTCGCCACCTCCGACCTGAACGACCTGTACCGCCGCGTGATCAACCGCAACAACCGGCTCAAGCGACTGATCGACCTCGGTGCGCCCGAGATCATCGTCAACAACGAGAAGCGCATGCTTCAGGAGTCGGTGGACGCGCTTTTCGACAACGGCCGTCGCGGCCGTCCGGTCACCGGGCCGGGCAACCGTCCGCTCAAGTCGCTGTCCGATCTGCTCAAGGGCAAGCAGGGCCGCTTCCGTCAGAACCTGCTGGGTAAGCGCGTCGACTAC
The window above is part of the Mycolicibacterium fortuitum subsp. fortuitum genome. Proteins encoded here:
- a CDS encoding ABC transporter ATP-binding protein produces the protein MGVQIDVTGLSKSFGSSKIWEDVTMSIPAGEVSVLLGPSGTGKSVFLKSLIGLLRPERGSIVIDGTNILECSAKELYEIRTLFGVLFQDGALFGSMNIYDNTAFPLREHTKKSESEIRNIVMEKLELVGMPNDGHKFPGEISGGMRKRAGLARALVLDPQIILCDEPDSGLDPVRTAYLSQLLIDINAQIDATVLIVTHNINIARTVPDNIGMLFRKQLVMFGPREVLLTSEEPVVKQFLNGRRIGPIGMSEEKDEATAAAEQAMLDAGQHDGGVEEIEGVPPQLTATPGMPERKGVARRQARVREILHTLPPAAQAAILDDLEGTHKYAVHEFGDEPTARHQRPVEDDAPTGAIEVPHQS
- a CDS encoding DNA-directed RNA polymerase subunit beta, encoding MLEGCILAVSSQSKSANAITNNSVPGAPNRVSFAKLREPLEVPGLLDVQTDSFDWLVGADEWRQKAVDRGETDPKGGLEEVLEELSPIEDFSGSMSLSFSDPRFDEVKAPVDECKDKDMTYAAPLFVTAEFINNNTGEIKSQTVFMGDFPMMTEKGTFIINGTERVVVSQLVRSPGVYFDESIDKSTEKTLHSVKVIPGRGAWLEFDVDKRDTVGVRIDRKRRQPVTVLLKALGWTNEQITERFGFSEIMMGTLEKDSTAGPDEALLDIYRKLRPGEPPTKESAQTLLENLFFKEKRYDLARVGRYKVNKKLGLNAGQPITSSTLTEEDVVATIEYLVRLHEGQTTMTVPGGVEVPVEVDDIDHFGNRRLRTVGELIQNQIRVGLSRMERVVRERMTTQDVEAITPQTLINIRPVVAAIKEFFGTSQLSQFMDQNNPLSGLTHKRRLSALGPGGLSRERAGLEVRDVHSSHYGRMCPIETPEGPNIGLIGSLSVYARVNPFGFIETPYRKVVDGVVTDQIDYLTADEEDRHVVAQANSPIDPDGRFTEDRVMVRRKGGEVENVAPSDVDYMDVSPRQMVSVATAMIPFLEHDDANRALMGANMQRQAVPLVRSEAPLVGTGMELRAAIDAGDVIVSEKAGIVEEVSADYITVMADDGSRHTYRMRKFARSNHGTCANQRPIVDAGQRVEAGQVVADGPCTENGEMALGKNLLVAIMPWEGHNYEDAIILSNRLVEEDVLTSIHIEEHEIDARDTKLGAEEITRDIPNVSDEVLADLDERGIVRIGAEVRDGDILVGKVTPKGETELTPEERLLRAIFGEKAREVRDTSLKVPHGESGKVIGIRVFSREDDDELPAGVNELVRVYVAQKRKISDGDKLAGRHGNKGVIGKILPVEDMPFLPDGTPVDIILNTHGVPRRMNIGQILETHLGWVAKAGWNIDVAAGTPEWASKLPEQLYSAPVDSIVSTPVFDGAREEELAGLLGSTLPNRDGDVMVNADGKATLFDGRSGEPFPYPVTVGYMYILKLHHLVDDKIHARSTGPYSMITQQPLGGKAQFGGQRFGEMECWAMQAYGAAYTLQELLTIKSDDTVGRVKVYEAIVKGENIPEPGIPESFKVLLKELQSLCLNVEVLSSDGAAIEMRDGDDEDLERAAANLGINLSRNESASVEDLA